Proteins found in one Sphaeramia orbicularis chromosome 8, fSphaOr1.1, whole genome shotgun sequence genomic segment:
- the LOC115423714 gene encoding primary amine oxidase, liver isozyme-like isoform X2 produces the protein MVEKKKKMNSLVKWALILLVLFSVILNIVLIGIHSSRTPKCAAQRVHLLQGKHDERSTIFADLTRDEYLQVQQYMLKQKDLDISTKQTTEPSQNFLFLIDLSLPKKAEALAYLEGKGSKPKREATVVVFYGARGYIKEYVVGPLPNPTTHTDVTVKRYKKELPINARTVTMGEYTLLFKFLTDEVFSKLPTLLKESFDVDENKYLNSFEQMPRGVRTGERRTWISFFRNMSGMFLHPVGFEVQVNHESVNVSDWRVERLFYNGQYFDTVEELKEKYKLGFVKKIVYQESPDYGSLKPKHKPLQIGPQLFYAEGKRYSVRKNHVLYMDWSFAFGLSAQTGMRVFDVRHKNQRILYELSVQEAMSVYGSATPGMMMTKFLDSSLGIGRSAYELVRGVDCPHEATYVDTYHYVDMSGPVKFRNSICIFEHNMGQPLRRHLADFFHSSYGGMVNSALVLRTITTIVNYDYVWDFIFYQSGSVEAKVHATGYISSSYLVDGSLKYGHQVAQNVLGNIHTHFMNFKVDLDVLGVKNIFQTKDMEYANVSLPWMPAHYAMVPHLVEKQLKTEQEAALRYDRKTPRYLHIASNETNCWGHQRSYRLQVFGFPGDHLPENQAEERSMSWASWACTCICI, from the exons ATggtagagaagaaaaagaaaatgaactctCTGGTGAAGTGGGCGCTCATTCTTCTGGTCCTGTTTTCAGTGATTCTTAACATTGTCCTGATTGGAATCCACTCCAGCAGGACCCCCAAATGTGCCGCACAACGCGTCCATCTCTTGCAAGGAAAACATGACGAACGCAGCACCATATTCGCGGACCTGACCCGGGACGAGTATCTGCAGGTCCAACAGTACATGCTGAAGCAGAAAGACTTGGATATATCCACCAAGCAGACCACCGAGCCGTCGCAGAATTTCTTATTCTTAATAGACCTGTCTCTGCCGAAGAAAGCGGAGGCTCTGGCTTATCTGGAAGGAAAAGGATCCAAGCCAAAGAGAGAAGCAACCGTGGTTGTGTTTTACGGCGCCCGGGGCTACATCAAGGAATACGTGGTGGGACCGCTGCCTAATCCAACGACCCACACAGATGTCACCGTGAAAAGGTACAAGAAGGAGCTGCCTATCAACGCGCGCACCGTCACCATGGGGGAGTACACCTTACTCTTCAAGTTCCTCACCGATGAGGTGTTCTCTAAGCTACCCACGCTGCTGAAAGAAAGCTTCGATGTGGATGAGAACAAGTACCTGAACTCATTCGAGCAGATGCCCCGTGGAGTCCGGACCggggagagaagaacctggatcTCCTTCTTCAGGAACATGAGTGGCATGTTCCTCCACCCCGTGGGCTTCGAGGTGCAGGTGAACCACGAGAGCGTCAACGTGTCTGACTGGAGAGTGGAGCGGCTGTTTTATAACGGACAGTATTTCGACACCGTGGAAGAATTGAAGGAGAAGTACAAACTGGGATTTGTGAAGAAGATTGTTTACCAAGAGTCTCCTGATTACGGCTCCTTGAAACCGAAGCACAAGCCTCTGCAGATCGGTCCGCAGCTGTTTTACGCAGAGGGAAAGCGCTACAGTGTGCGCAAAAACCACGTTCTGTACATGGACTGGAGCTTCGCCTTCGGACTCAGCGCTCAAACAGGCATGAGGGTGTTTGATGTTCGACACAAGAACCAGAGGATCCTGTACGAGCTGAGCGTGCAGGAGGCCATGTCCGTGTACGGCTCTGCGACCCCGGGGATGATGATGACCAAGTTTCTGGACTCGAGCCTCGGAATCGGACGATCCGCATATGAACTGGTCCGTGGTGTGGATTGCCCCCACGAGGCTACGTACGTGGACACATACCATTATGTAGACATGTCAGGACCGGTCAAGTTTCGGAACTCAATCTGCATCTTTGAGCATAACATGGGCCAGCCGCTGCGGAGGCACTTGGCCGATTTTTTTCACAGCAGTTACGGAGGGATGGTGAACAGCGCACTGGTGTTAAGGACTATCACCACCATTGTCAACTACGATTACGTGTGGGATTTCATCTTCTACCAGAGCGGCTCCGTGGAAGCCAAAGTTCACGCCACCGGTTACATCTCCTCCTCTTACCTGGTGGACGGCAGTCTGAAATACGGCCATCAGGTGGCACAAAACGTCCTGGgcaacattcacacacacttcATGAACTTCAAAGTGGACCTGGATGTGTTGG GAGTGAAGAACATATTCCAGACTAAAGACATGGAGTATGCCAATGTATCCCTTCCATGGATGCCAGCGCACTATGCCATGGTCCCTCACCTGGTAGAGAAACAACTCAAGACTGAACAG GAGGCAGCTCTGCGTTATGACAGGAAGACGCCTCGCTACCTCCACATCGCCAGTAATGAGACTAACTGTTGGGGTCACCAGCGCTCCTACAGACTGCAGGTGTTCGGCTTTCCCGGGGACCATCTCCCAGAGAACCAGGCTGAGGAGCGCTCCATGTCCTGGGCCAG